The uncultured Paludibaculum sp. sequence CCATTGCCCGCTACTTCATCTGGGATGGAATCCGCGCAATGGACTATCTGTTGACACGAAAGGAAGTTGATCCCACGCGCGTCGCGGTTGCGGGCAACTCCGGAGGTGGGACACAGGCAGCTTACCTGGCCGTGTTCGAGCCCAGACTGGCGGCGGTGGTTTCCTCGTGCTACATCACGCGCTGGCAGGAGTTGATGGCCGGCCCAGGTCCGCAGGACGCGGAACAGATCTTCCCGGGATTCCTCAGCCTGGGCCTGGACTTCGTCGATTTCATCAGGAGTTTCGCGCCCAAACCGTTCCTGGTCACCTCGGCCACGCAGGACTTCTTCCCCATCGCCGGCGCCCGCGCGACCTACCAGGCGGCGGCTCAATACTACGAGTCGATCGACGCGCCGGGCCGGGTATCCTTTTTTGAGTATGACGACACCCACGGCTGGTCTCAGCCGCGCCGCGAGGCCGCTTACCACTTCCTGGATAAGCACTTAAAGGGCGTGGACGCGGAGGCGCACGAGGCGCCGGTGCAGACCGAACCAGAAAGTATGCTTTGGGTGACCCCCACCGGGCAGCTCGCGACCTCATTGGGTACTGAGACTGTATTCTCCCTGAACCGCAGCCTGGCGCAGAAGCTCTATCCGGCGCGGAAGGCCCTGGCCGCCACGAACCCGGAGGAACTGCGGACGCTGATTCGCCAGCGACTGGCCCTGCCCCAGGTGAAGCTCGTTGGGCGATCGGCACCGCCCGGGCGCAGGCCCGGGATCATCACGTCGGGCGTGCCGGAGTCCGACCTGGAACAACTGCGGGCCGCGGGCTATGCACTGCGCGTGGTGAATTCGCCGGTGCCACCGGCCGGGGCCAGTGGATACAGTGCCGCCTACCAGGCAGCCGCCAAGGAGTGGTTGAACGGCCGGTCGCTGCTCACCTGGAGAGTGACCGAATTGCGCAGTGCATTTTACGACTTGGCAGCCGAACCGGATGTGGATCCAGCCAACATCTCAGTCTGGGGGCGGGGCAACTCGGGCGTGGCGGCTCTGCTGCTGGCCGCCCTGGAGCCTCAAGTGGCGCGAGTGATGACGGAGGACACTGTAACCAGTTGGTTTGTCTGCACGCAGAGCCATTTGTATTCCGACCTGGCAGAGATTACGGTGCCGGGCGTCCTGCTGGATTTCGATCTGCCGGACCTGGTGAAGGTGATTGCACCGAGGTCCATTCTGCTGGTGGACCCGCGCACACCCACGGGTGCCCGGTCGCCGGCTATGGAGTATCCGCGGGCGTACGTTGGCCTCTTTGAACGGCCCGAAGGGTGGCCCGTGATGCAGGCATTTGGCCCCTGGCTGAACTCGCCAGTTGTGCGTGGTCCAGCGCTACACTGATTACTTGCGGAAGCAAGCTTTCCTCGTCGGTTTGTTTGTCCTGATGGTGAGCCTGCCGTTCTGGAATCAGGCGATCCAGGGCGACGACTACTATTACCTGGCAGCGGCGCAACACGCGCAAATCGATCCGCTGCACCCTCACCACGCCAAGTATGTGTTCATGGGCATCCCCCTGGACATGCAGGGCCACCCGCATCCACCTGGCGATGGGTGGCTGCTGGCCGGATTACTCGCTCTGGTGGGCGACATCCGGGAGATCCCGTTCCATGCGGGCTACTTCCTGCTCGCCTTAACGGCCGCCTTGTCCATGCTAGCGCTGGCCAGACGCTTCGTGCCGGAGCGGGCCGTCGAGGCCACCTTGCTGTTCTGCGCGGTGCCGGCATTTCTGGTGAACTCCACCTCGCTCGAATCGGACCTGCCATTTCTGGCGTTCTGGACCCTGACGGTCGCTTTGGTTGTCTACGACCGACCGCGATGCGCGGCATTGGCGTTGGCAGCGTGCTCCATCATGGCGTACCAATCCGTCGTATTGATCCCCATCCTGGGACTCTACTTCTGGCAACAAGGGACGCTGAGGCGGATGTGGTGGCTGCTGACGGTGCCGGTGCTGGTGATTGGCGGGTATCAGATCTTCGAGCGGATCACTGGCAATGAGTACCCAATCGTCGTACTGAGGCAGCATTTTCAAACATATAAGCTCCAGAGACCGGAGGCCAAGCTGCGCAGCGCCGTGGCGCTGACCGGGCATCTGGCCATCATGTTCACGCCACTCGGACTGTGGGCGCTGCTGCGGAGCCGGGACCGGTTCCTGAGCGCCTGGGTCGCCATCTTCTACGCAGCCGGGGTGGTGTTGTTCTTCGCCGGATCGGCCCGCTACCTGCTACCGCTGTCGGCTCCGTTTGCGATTCTCGTGGTGCGGCACTATGCGACGCGGCCCAGGCTCATCTGGGTGATTTTCGCCCTTCAATTGCCGCTAGGTCTCGGTTTGGCCTGGGTGAACTATCAACATTGGGATGGCTACCGGAAGTTCGCCGCCGAGGCAATGAGGGATACCGCCAACCGCCGGGTGTGGGTGAACAGCGAGTGGGGTCTGCGCTATTACACGGAAGCGCAAGGCGCCCTGCCCGTCCTGCGGGGACAGACGCTGCATCCCGGTGACATTCTCATCAGCAGCCAACTTTCCAGTGGGGTCCCGTACACAACAGGCGGAGGGCAGGCAGTGGAACAAATGCGAGCGGCCATCATCCCCACCCTGCCGTTGCGGTTGCTGGGCTTGGGATCACGGTCTGGCTACTCCAGCGCGGAGAAGGGGCTATGGCCGTTCGACATCAGTGGCGGGCCGGTGGACATTGTCACTAAGTCGTTGATCATAGAGAAGAAACCGGAATTGTCGTGGCTGCCCATGGCCACGATGGCGGCACAGTCGCAGATCGTGAGCGGCGTCTACGATCTGGAAGGGGAGCAATGGCGGTGGACAACCGGCCGCGCGGTGTTCCTGCTGAAGCCGCCGCCGTCGGCACAACCACTGGTGGCCAAGATCTACATTCCCGACCCAGCGCCCGGGCGCACGGTCACCCTCACGCTGAACGGCGTGGAGGTGGCGAAGCAGACGTTTGGCAAGCCGGAGAGCTACACGCTGGAGACCGGACCGTTGACGGCGCCGGGCGATACGGCGACCGTGACGCTTTCCATCGACAAAGAGTTCAGCCCGCCGGGGGACAACCGGCAATTGGGGATGATCCTCACAAGCATTGGTTTTCAGCCAAAGCCGTGACCACGCCGGCGACGCGCTCCGGCGGCCAGTCCCAGTTCGCGATCCGGACGCGGTCCCCGCGCGGAGCCCAGATGGCGGGGTTCGTGGGTCCGAAGACGGCGACCACGGGGACACCGCAAGCGGCGGCCAAATGGGAGATGCCGCTATCGTTCCCCACATAGACACTGGCGGTCGCCAGCCAGCGAGCCAATGCTCCTAAATCATTGAAACGGCAGGCGAACTCGAGTGGCTCATCGGGACCGGCACACCACCGGACCGGCATCGGCAACAGGCCGGCCACGTCATGGAATCTCTCGAGTGGCCAATTCTTGGTTTTCCCACCGGAAAAGGGGTGAATGACGGCGAAGCCCTGAGGAGTGCGTGGCATGGGCAACCGGGGCACAGCGCCAAGCGGCGCGCCGACCTGCTCCAGGTAGAAGTCAGCGGCGTGGACGGATGAATCCTGCGGTGGGAGTGCGGTAAAGAAGCGGAACGGCAGGTTGGCAACCTGGGCGCGGAAGTCGTCCCGATTGGCGCCATACCAGGAGACGATGTCGTCAAACTGGGCTAGGCGGTCACGCACGGGTTGGGCTAGGCGGAGGGCATCAATACCGGTGGAGACGAGCGGGCGGGTGGTTCCTAAGTGTTGGAGAAGAGGGAGGTTGGCGGAGGGAGCCCAGATTTCCGTATAGTCTGCCCGGAGGGACTCCAGGGCCGGCAGCGAGACGATGGTGTCGCCGATGGCCCCAGGACGGAGAATCAGGCGGCGGGTCACTGCATCAGGATGGGCAATTTGACTTCGACGGTTTTCGGCGGCAGGCACATCTTGTCGTTGCAGGCCTGGTAGCGCAGCTTGCCGGTGAGATAGCCCGGCCCGAGCGCAGGATTAGCGGCACGCTTGAACTTGGTAACGATGGAGAACTCACCATCGAATACGGAGATGGGCTTATCCGCGAAATCGTACTTTTCCAGTTTCGGCTTAGGGTAGATGACCTCGGCGCTTTCGAGGGCGCCAGACTCCCAGGTCAACTTGAAAGGGATCAGATAGGCTTCCGTGGGCGTGTTGGAGTTGGCGTGGTACCCCGGCCGGATGGAGACCTTCAAGTCATAGACGGGGTTTTCAGTCCGTTTCACGGTGAGCTTGACGGGCTCAGCCACGGTGAGGACACCGGGCGTCTGAGCGGTGGCGGCCAGGGCCAGTAGCGCGAGACCAGCGAGTTTACCGAAGCAGTTCATTGATGTCGCTCTCGTATTCCTTCTTGCTGACGAGGCCGATGTGGGTGCTGGCAATGCGGCCTTCCTTGTCAATTACAAAAGTCGTGGGCAGGGCGTCGATGCCGCCGTACTGCTGTTCGACCACGGCATTGCCGGTGACGACGGGGTAGTTCACCTGCTTCTCGGCGATGTAGGGCTTCACAGCCTCCCAGCCTTCGTCGTCCAGAGCGACACCTAGCACCGTAAAGCCTTTATCTTTATAGGTTTTCTGGAACTCGATGAACCAGGGAATCTCGATCTTGCAGGGTCCGCACCAGGTAGCCCAAAAGTTCAGAATCACAACCTTGCCCTTGTAGTCGGCCAGTGATACGGGCTTGCCCTCAGCGTCCTTCAAGGTAAAGTTGGGCGCTGGGTTGCGCGCGGTCGCGGGCTTGGTGCTGGGCGGTTTCTCCAACCCCTTCTGGGCCTGGGAAGCGCAACCCGCCAGGGAGATCACGAAGACTACGAGCGTGGCGGCGCTCCGCTTCCAGGAAGATGTCATTCAGTATGGTCCTATTGCCGATTCTATCAACTAGATGCGGAACGCGCCGCCGTGGTGACTGGCAAGTTGCTCGAACCAGCGGAGCCGGGGCGTGCGGAAGCGGGGCTTCAGTGTAAACTCTTCATGCTGCTGGACTCCGCTGTAGATCCAGGCAGCGCTATCGCAGAAACTCTCACAAATGTAGTCGCGCCACAGACGGGTTCGATCCTGCCGGTCCTGGGCGCTAAGGAGCCCCTTGCGCGCCTCAGCCGACCAGCCGAGTTCGCCCACGGCGCGGCGATCAAGCTCCTTATCGAGGAGAGCCTGCCATTCCATTCGGGCTGGATTGCCTAAGCGCCACCACACGAAATGGAAGATCTCGTGGGTAAGGATGCGAGCCAGTTCAATTGAGTCACGTTTCAGGGACGTATCGAGAACCAGTTCCCGCTTTCGCAGGAAACTGGCTGCGTGGACATGCTCCCCGGGCCCATCACCGGAATACAGCCGTCCCCGGTATGCCCGTAACTCATTCTGCCAGGTGATGTTAACTGGTTTTCCCTCAAAATGAGGGAGACGCAGCAGTTGCTTGGCTACCCGATCGGAGACTTGTAGTCCAAGTACGTGTCGTCTTTGAACTGGACGTCGAGATTCTTCTGCATGCCGTCCATCCACTGCTTGAAACGCTCCCCTTGAATCGTCAGGTAGATATCGTCGCGCACCTCATCGTAGGGTGACGTGACGAACTCCTCCAGACGGAAGATCCAGAACCCACCGGTCTGGCGTACAGCATCGGAAATCTGGCCCGGCTTGAGCGCGAACACGGCGGACTTGATCTGCGAGGGCAATGAGTTGTCGTTCGGCCGGATAGTCGAGAAGTCGCCCTTCTTCGCCTTGGAGTCGGCGTCGTCGGAATACTTCTGAACCAACTCTACGAAATCTGTACCGCTGCGCGCAGATTTTATCACCTGTTCGGCCAGCTTTTCAGCTTCGGAGCTGGTTTTGGGCTTCTTCGCCCTGGGGTCGCCCTCGTTCAGCGGGTTGTCGTTGAAGGCCAAGTAGATCACCTTGACCTTGGCCTGGGAGTAGTCCGCCTTA is a genomic window containing:
- a CDS encoding peptidylprolyl isomerase, whose translation is MKFLFFCAPILCTVLSAQTTPTETKPAPAAESAPSLKDDKVVAVIDGKEWKRSDLEHLVKALGRTIPSQFYSDKRAFLKTLATMEKLASMAETKGLDKVDPHKWVLMYNRELYLAQIFMSTQKNSMLVMPEDQKAYYEAHKADYSQAKVKVIYLAFNDNPLNEGDPRAKKPKTSSEAEKLAEQVIKSARSGTDFVELVQKYSDDADSKAKKGDFSTIRPNDNSLPSQIKSAVFALKPGQISDAVRQTGGFWIFRLEEFVTSPYDEVRDDIYLTIQGERFKQWMDGMQKNLDVQFKDDTYLDYKSPIG
- a CDS encoding glycosyltransferase family 39 protein, which gives rise to MRKQAFLVGLFVLMVSLPFWNQAIQGDDYYYLAAAQHAQIDPLHPHHAKYVFMGIPLDMQGHPHPPGDGWLLAGLLALVGDIREIPFHAGYFLLALTAALSMLALARRFVPERAVEATLLFCAVPAFLVNSTSLESDLPFLAFWTLTVALVVYDRPRCAALALAACSIMAYQSVVLIPILGLYFWQQGTLRRMWWLLTVPVLVIGGYQIFERITGNEYPIVVLRQHFQTYKLQRPEAKLRSAVALTGHLAIMFTPLGLWALLRSRDRFLSAWVAIFYAAGVVLFFAGSARYLLPLSAPFAILVVRHYATRPRLIWVIFALQLPLGLGLAWVNYQHWDGYRKFAAEAMRDTANRRVWVNSEWGLRYYTEAQGALPVLRGQTLHPGDILISSQLSSGVPYTTGGGQAVEQMRAAIIPTLPLRLLGLGSRSGYSSAEKGLWPFDISGGPVDIVTKSLIIEKKPELSWLPMATMAAQSQIVSGVYDLEGEQWRWTTGRAVFLLKPPPSAQPLVAKIYIPDPAPGRTVTLTLNGVEVAKQTFGKPESYTLETGPLTAPGDTATVTLSIDKEFSPPGDNRQLGMILTSIGFQPKP
- a CDS encoding redoxin domain-containing protein, which codes for MTSSWKRSAATLVVFVISLAGCASQAQKGLEKPPSTKPATARNPAPNFTLKDAEGKPVSLADYKGKVVILNFWATWCGPCKIEIPWFIEFQKTYKDKGFTVLGVALDDEGWEAVKPYIAEKQVNYPVVTGNAVVEQQYGGIDALPTTFVIDKEGRIASTHIGLVSKKEYESDINELLR
- a CDS encoding protein-disulfide reductase DsbD domain-containing protein; translation: MNCFGKLAGLALLALAATAQTPGVLTVAEPVKLTVKRTENPVYDLKVSIRPGYHANSNTPTEAYLIPFKLTWESGALESAEVIYPKPKLEKYDFADKPISVFDGEFSIVTKFKRAANPALGPGYLTGKLRYQACNDKMCLPPKTVEVKLPILMQ
- a CDS encoding acetylxylan esterase, with amino-acid sequence MSYNSGTMTSLFLLLALLQSPDEIRAKMEQAIGGLPNVRMELNARVIGRFERPGYRVEKVVFESLPGFRVTANLYVPTAGTGPFPAVLGVAGHSDNGKASATYQHMWISLARRGYVVLAYDPPGQGERLEYFDPELGLSRLGPGVREHIAAGVQCLLTGTSIARYFIWDGIRAMDYLLTRKEVDPTRVAVAGNSGGGTQAAYLAVFEPRLAAVVSSCYITRWQELMAGPGPQDAEQIFPGFLSLGLDFVDFIRSFAPKPFLVTSATQDFFPIAGARATYQAAAQYYESIDAPGRVSFFEYDDTHGWSQPRREAAYHFLDKHLKGVDAEAHEAPVQTEPESMLWVTPTGQLATSLGTETVFSLNRSLAQKLYPARKALAATNPEELRTLIRQRLALPQVKLVGRSAPPGRRPGIITSGVPESDLEQLRAAGYALRVVNSPVPPAGASGYSAAYQAAAKEWLNGRSLLTWRVTELRSAFYDLAAEPDVDPANISVWGRGNSGVAALLLAALEPQVARVMTEDTVTSWFVCTQSHLYSDLAEITVPGVLLDFDLPDLVKVIAPRSILLVDPRTPTGARSPAMEYPRAYVGLFERPEGWPVMQAFGPWLNSPVVRGPALH
- a CDS encoding glycosyltransferase family 9 protein, which translates into the protein MTRRLILRPGAIGDTIVSLPALESLRADYTEIWAPSANLPLLQHLGTTRPLVSTGIDALRLAQPVRDRLAQFDDIVSWYGANRDDFRAQVANLPFRFFTALPPQDSSVHAADFYLEQVGAPLGAVPRLPMPRTPQGFAVIHPFSGGKTKNWPLERFHDVAGLLPMPVRWCAGPDEPLEFACRFNDLGALARWLATASVYVGNDSGISHLAAACGVPVVAVFGPTNPAIWAPRGDRVRIANWDWPPERVAGVVTALAENQCL